Part of the Flavobacteriales bacterium genome, TAGAAAAAATATTAATTGAAAACAACGTGTAAATGAGAGCAAATTTGAGGAGAAAAAAAAGATTAAATGCGGACTATGCTATAATCGGAGCTGGTCCATCGGGACTAGCATGTGCAAAAGTTTTTGAAGATTTAGGGATAAGTTATCAAGGATATGAATCGAGCGAAACTGTAGCAGGTTTATGGAATTATGATAATCCTTCTAGTCCTTTATATCCTAATGTTCATTTAATATCGTCTAAGGAAAAGACTGAATTTAGGCATTATCCGATGGCAGATACTCCTGAGGATTATCCGCATCATGAAAAAGTTTTTAAATACCTCGTTAGCTATGCTAATCATTTTAAATTATTGAAAAAATTCAAGTTTAACTCACCAGTAAAGGAGGTCAAAAAACTACGGGATGGAAGATGGATGGTAGATTTAGGACGAGGTAGTTTTGCTACTTATAAAGGAGTTATTATGGCTACCGGATTGTTCAATAGTCCCAATATTCCGAATATTGGAGGGAAGTTTAAAGGAAATATAGTACACTCAAGTAAAGTCTAAGACTTGGAGTTTTATCGCGATAAAAAAGTATTAATTGTAGGTGCCGGCAATAGTGGTTGTGATCTTGCTTGTGAACTCGTTCGAGTTGCCAAAACAGTTGGTTTAAGCATGCGTTCTGGTAATTACATTATTCCTAAATATTTACTTGGGAAGCCTGCAGACAGTTTGAATTTTGCCATTAAATTACCTGTACGTTTAAAGCAGTATATCCATTCAAGTTTTCTTAATGCGATTTCAGGTCAAATGCAGCAATTCGGTTTACCGAAACCCTTGCATAATATTTATGAAAAGCATCCTATAATTAATTCTGAATTAAAATATCAAATTGGTCATGGTCATATAAAAATTCAAGATCAATTAATTAAGTATGATGGAAATTCTGTTTTGTTTTCAAATGAAGTAAGAGTGAAGTATGACGCCATTATTTTGGCTACCGGATTTAATCTTTGTTTCCCTTTTATTGATAAAAAGCATTTAAATATGAATGAAGATTGTCCTGAATTGTTTCTCAATATTTTTAATAAGGATAGAAAAAACTTGTTCGTTATGGGTATGATTAGCTCTTTAGGATTGGGATGGGACGGGAGATACAAGCAAGCTTTACTTGTTGGAAGGTATTTGAGAGCTAGAATAAACGCTTCTAAATCAGCCAAATCTTTTG contains:
- a CDS encoding NAD(P)/FAD-dependent oxidoreductase, whose amino-acid sequence is MRANLRRKKRLNADYAIIGAGPSGLACAKVFEDLGISYQGYESSETVAGLWNYDNPSSPLYPNVHLISSKEKTEFRHYPMADTPEDYPHHEKVFKYLVSYANHFKLLKKFKFNSPVKEVKKLRDGRWMVDLGRGSFATYKGVIMATGLFNSPNIPNIGGKFKGNIVHSSKV